A window of Pseudophryne corroboree isolate aPseCor3 chromosome 12, aPseCor3.hap2, whole genome shotgun sequence contains these coding sequences:
- the TUFT1 gene encoding tuftelin yields the protein MSASLCTLQQLQPEPEPDNVKTLRLTLRNDQSPERGDTTKVKPVGRAFALISTRPQRGSRTLNSELIKSKDGDEEIIKVYLKAKAEDKANHEWNVSQLKNEVRHIQEARTSLTLLRKDLDASKEGQQSDKGLQNGVGHFSAPWSESEDGEEFPLDNGQNLRETAQRLYAKLQETEKRHQSDRKMYEERLTQWQREAEQSSMARREAQETAAERQEEVEMLRRLMSSMEKEHQELLQRVQNNEKEMENMREAKQQDGPLQERCQELEKTVSGLKEKIHHLDDMLKSQQRKVRQMIEQLQNSRTTMQEKDSMIQELREKVSWLQSENLELQDKLEHFLSSQPGHTSYLPRNYPNPSLKNVKRVYIPAGSGRPLPLIKLVET from the exons ATGTCCGCCAGCCTTTGTACCCTGCAGCAGCTCCAGCCGGAGCCCGAGCCG GACAATGTAAAAACCCTGCGCCTGACCCTCCGCAATGACCAGTCTCCGGAGAGGGGCGACACCACCAAGGTGAAG CCTGTGGGACGTGCCTTCGCTCTGATCTCAACTCGGCCACAAAGGGGGTCCCGGACACTCAACTCCGAACTGATCAAGTCCAAGGATGGAGATGAAGAAATCATTAAG GTCTACCTGAAAGCGAAAGCTGAGGACAAAGCCAACCACGAATGGAACGTTAGCCAGCTGAAGAACGAGGTCCGACACATCCAAGAG GCTCGCACCTCCCTCACACTCCTCAGGAAAGACCTTGATGCCTCAAAGGAGGGACAGCAGTCGGACAAG GGACTTCAGAATGGAGTTGGGCACTTTTCAGCACCCTGGTCAGAGTCAGAAGATGGTGAAGAG TTCCCACTGGATAACGGGCAGAACTTGCGGGAGACTGCTCAGAGACTGTACGCCAAGCTGCAGGAGACTGAGAAGCGGCATCAGTCTGACCGCAAGATGTACGAG GAGAGACTGACCCAGTGGCAACGGGAGGCGGAGCAAAGCAGCATGGCGCGGCGGGAGGCACAGGAAACGGCCGCTGAAAGGCAGGAAGAGGTAGAGATGCTGCGGAGGCTGATGTCCAGTATGGAGAAG GAACACCAAGAACTGCTGCAGAGGGTTCAGAATAACGAAAAAGAGATGGAGAATATGAGAGAGGCGAAACAGCAAGACGGCCCGCTGCAGGAGAG GTGCCAAGAGCTGGAAAAAACAGTGTCTGGACTCAAGGAGAAGATCCACCACCTGGACGACATGTTAAAGAGCCAGCAACGTAAAGTGCGTCAGATGATCGAACAG CTGCAGAATTCCAGGACCACCATGCAAGAGAAGGATTCCATGATTCAGGAGTTACGGGAGAAAGTGTCGTGGCTTCAGTCGGAG AACCTGGAACTACAGGACAAACTGGAACACTTTCTGTCCTCCCAACCAGGACACACATCCTACCTGCCCAGAAATTATCCTAACCCCAGCCTAAAGAATGT CAAGCGAGTGTACATCCCTGCAGGATCTGGCAGGCCTTTGCCGCTTATAAAGTTAGTGGAGACATGA